Part of the Paenibacillus sp. FSL R7-0273 genome is shown below.
AGCTCGCCCCAGCGCTGGTTCACCGCGCCTTTTTTGTCGCGGACGCGCTCCACGGCAAGGTAGACGTTGGGGCTGAGGCGCAGACGTTCAACCCCCTGCAGCAGCAGGGCGAGATTGAACGTTTTTTTCATCTCCACAATCAGCGGCTGGTCTTCACCCTCGCGCAGGCCGACCAGGTCACAGGTGCGCACCTCCCCCTTGATCGAGTAGCCATACCGTTCAAAGTAAGCCTTAAGCGGAGCATACAGCTCCGTCTCATGCTTAATCGCCATCATAGTCACTCCCCGCAGTTGTCCTGGTTGTTGCATGCTTAATCGCCATCATAGTCACTCCCCGCAGTTGTCCTGGTTGTTGCATGCTTAATCGCCATCGTAGTCACTCCCCGCAGTTGTCCTGGTTGTTGCATGCTTAATCGCCATCGTAGTCACTCCCTGCAGTTGTCCATTCTGTCTCATGCTTAATTGCCATCATAGTCACTCCCCGCAGTTAACCTGGCTGTTTCATGCTTAATCGCCATCATAGTCACTCCCCACTGTCATCCTGGCTATTTCATGCTTGATTGCCATCATAGTCACTCCCTGAAGATTTCCTGTTCGCACACCGCTTTTTCCCATTATATAACGTTTAGGGCTCAACCCGTACAGTTAACGTGATATGTGAAGTTCTATCGTTCACAATGATTCTCTATTATAGCACAGCAAAAAAGAGGTCAATTATCCCGGGCTCCCGCATAGGTATGTAATACACTTTTAAAGCCAATCGAGCAAGTAGGAGCGCAAGAGGAGGCAGCGAGCAATGGACATTTTTGAGCGTATAGCTTCGTATCGGGCTGAGAATGACCGTTTGGCGTGGAGCGGCACCTTTAAGGATTATATAGGACTGCTGAGAAAAGACCCCTCTCCCGCTAAGACGGCTCACTCCCGTGTATACGACATGATCAAATCACATGGCGTAGAGGACATCAACGGACGCAAGCGGTATAAGTTTTTTGAGCAGGAAATCTTCGGGCTTGACCGTGCGGTTGAAAAGCTGGTGGAGGAGTACTTCCATTCGGCGGCACGCAGGCTCGATGTCCGCAAACGGATTCTGCTGTTAATGGGGCCGGTCAGCGGCGGTAAATCGACCCTGGTTACACTTTTAAAACGCGGCCTGGAGCAGTATTCACGTACCGATGCCGGTGCCGTATATGCGATTGAAGGCTGCCCGATGCATGAGGAGCCGCTGCACCTGATTCCGCTGGAGCTTCGTCCGGAGATAGAGCGGGAGCTCGGTGTACGGATTGAAGGCAACCTATGCCCGTCCTGCCAGATGCGGCTGAAAAATGAATACCACGGCGACATCGAGCAGGTTAAGGTTACCCGCGTTATTTTGTCGGAGGAGGAACGTATCGGCATCGGGACCTTCAGCCCGTCTGATCCAAAGTCACAGGATATTGCCGACCTGACCGGCAGCATCGACTTCTCGACCATTACGGAATTCGGCTCGGAATCCGATCCGCGCGCCTACCGGTTTGACGGGGAGCTGAACAAGGCCAACCGCGGCCTGATGGAGTTCCAGGAAATGCTGAAGTGCGACGAGAAGTTCCTGTGGAACCTGCTGTCCCTGACCCAGGAAGGGAATTTCAAGGCCGGCCGGTTCGCGCTGATCAGTGCGGATGAGCTTATCGTAGCCCACACCAACGAAACAGAGTATAAATCTTTTATCTCCAATAAAAAAAATGAGGCGCTGCAGTCCCGCATGATCGTCATGCCGGTGCCTTATAATCTTAGAGTATCGGAAGAGGAAAAAATCTACGCCAAGCTGATCGGCCAGAGCGATATGAAGCATGTGCATATTGCGCCGCATGCCCTGCGGGCAGCTGCGATTTTCTCCATCCTGACCCGGCTCAAGGAGAGCAAGAAGCAGGGGATGGACCTGATCAAGAAGCTGCGGATGTACGACGGCGAAGAGGTCGAGGGCTATAAGGAAGCCGATCTCAAGGAAATGCAGACCGAATATCTGGATGAGGGTATGTCCGGCATCGATCCGCGGTATGTTATTAACCGGATTTCCAGCGCTCTGATCAAGGGTGATCTGCAGTGCATGAATGCGCTGGATGTGCTGCGGGCGATCAAGGACGGACTGGACTCCCACCCTTCAATCACCAAGGAAGAGCGCGAGCGGTACCTGAACTTCATTTCCATAGCGCGCAAGGAATACGATATTCTCGCTAAAAGCGAAGTGCAGAAGGCGTTCGTATATTCTTTTGAAGAGTCGGCCAAAACACTGTTCGAGAACTATCTCGACAACATCGAGGCGTATTGCAACTGGACCAAAATCCGTGACCCGCTTACAGATGAAGAGATGGAGCCGGATGAGCGGCTGATGCGCTCGATTGAAGAGCAGATCGGCATCTCCGAAAATGCCAAGAAGGCCTTCCGCGAAGAAATCCTGATCCGTATCTCGGCCTACTCGCGCAAAGGCAAGAAGTTTGAATACAACAATCACGACCGGCTGCGCGAAGCAATTGAGAAGAAGCTGTTTGCCGATCTGAAGGATATCGTAAAGATTACCACCTCGTCCAAAACGCCGGATGAGAGCCAGCTGAAGCGGATTAATGAGGTGTCCAGACGCCTGATCGAGGAGCATAACTACTGCCCGATCTGCGCCAATGAGCTGCTGAAATATGTGGGCAGCCTGCTGAACCGGTAAGCTTAGGAATAACCAAAAAGCCATGTCAGTGCTTCGGCGCTGGCATGGTTTTTTTGTTTGCCGTTTTTTCACAATCTGAATTCCAGTGAGTTGTTAACAAATGAAACGGATAGGCCCTTGGATTTTCTTAATTAGCTTAGATTTGGGTAAATAGCATAATCAGCAGGAACAGAATGCTTAGCAGGCATTAGACAGACTGAGTGGAAATCAATAAAAGTGTGCCCGCCGATGAAGGCTCCGGGGCACACTTTTTGTTTTTTATAAGCGAACGATTAACAATTCTGCTACTCCTTCAATGCGCCAATCAGGACACCGTGCACAAAATATTTTTGCAGAAACGGATAAAGCACCAGAATCGGCAAGGTAGATACAATAATGGTGGCGTATTTAATCGTCACTCCGATATCTGCACGGTCACTGGTTGCTGCCCCGGTCATCATATTGTCGGTGCTGTTGGAGATCAGAATCTCCCTGAGCACCAGCTGAAGCGGGAATAGCTCCCGGTCACGCAGATAGATTAACGCGCTGAAATAGGAATTCCAGTGACCCACCGCATACCACAGTATCATTACCGCGATTACAGGCATGGAGAGGGGTAAAATAATCCGCAGCATAATCACCCAGTCATTGGCCCCGTCAATGCGTGCGGATTCCTCCAGACTGACGGGAATGCCCTGGAAGGCGGTACGCATAATGATCAGATTGAAGGAGCTGATGGCTCCCGGAAGGAGGAGCGCCCAGGGCGTGTTCAGCATTCCCAAATTATTGATCAGCAGGAAGGAGGGGATCAGCCCTCCGTGAAATACCATGGTGATAATGATGATGAGCATGATGGTGTTATTGAAATAAACGTTGCGGCGGGAGAGCGCATAGGCACCGAGCGTAGTCATAATCAGATTGATGATTGTACCCGCAGTGACATAGAACAGCGTATTCCGGTAGCCGGTTATAATCATGGGATTCTCCAGTACTGCTGTGTAGGCATCCAGGCTGAACCCCTGAGGATAGAATAACATCCCGCGGAATTGGGCGATTTGCGCCGGATCACTTAGAGATGCAAGCAGGATATAGATAAACGGATACAGCGTGACGAAGCAGAGCAGCAGCATAAAGCTTATATTGAACCATTTGAATGCGGTTTCACCCAAAGTGGGCTTAAATATCATTGTTCTCTCCCCTTTACCACAGCCTGTGCTCGCTTAACCGCTTACTGATGGTATTGGCGAGTGTAAGCAAGATGAAGCTGATCACTGAATTGAACAAGCCTACGGCAGCGGAGTATCCGAAATCGGCCCCCAGAATCCCTTTCCGGTAGACATAGGTTGAGATGACATCGGCTGTTTCATAGGTCAGCGGGTTGTAGAGCAGAATGATTTTTTCGCTTCCCAGGGATAACATGGCTCCTATATTAAGGATAAGCAAGATGACAATGGTCGGCATAATGCCTGGAATCGTCACATGCCAGGTTTGCTTAAACCGGCCGGCACCGTCAATCCGGGCTGCATCGTACAAGGCGGGATCAATGGTGGACATGGCGGCAAGATAGATGATGGAGCCCCAGCCGATGCCCTGCCAGACCTCGGAAGAGATATATAGCGGGCGGAACCAGCCGGGCTCCTGCAGGAAGGCAATCGGCTCTATGCCGAACATGCCCAGAATATTGTTAATCAGACCGTCGCGTGCGACAAAATCAACGATCATCCCTACAACAACTACTATTGAAATAAAATGGGGGAGATAGCTGATGGTCTGTACAACCCTTTTAAAGAGCACGCTGCGGAGCTCATTGAGCAGGAGAGCCAGGATGATCGGTGCAGGAAAGGCAATGAGCAGTTGAAAAAAGTTGATCATCAGCGTGTTGCGGATCAGCCGCCAAAAATAATGGTTGTTGAAGAAGCTCTGAAAGTGGTCCAGTCCGACCCAAGGGCTTCCCCAGACTCCATCGGCAATGCCGTAATCCTTAAATGCTATGAGCAGACCGTACATCGGCCCGTAATGGAACAGACCGTAATAGGCGATAACAGGAAGAAGCATCAGATAAATGTATCGGTTGCGGATTAAATCCCGTTTGATAAAATTCCATTTGCCTCTCGAAGGCTTGGCGGCTGCGGGCTGCATTACATTGTGTTGTAAGTCGGGCACGGTATTCTCCCTCCATTAAAGGTTTCCGGAATAGAAGCACCTGCCGGCTGCTCCTATTCCGGGCGTTCCTGAGACTTATCTGTTATTGTAGCGTTCCAGGGCGGCCTGCTGAATCCCGATGGCTTCCTCAATGCCCAAGCCCTTGAGCGTCTCAACATACTTACCGAACTGGTCCAGAGACTCGGCGCCCATAATAAATTTCAGCATCATCTCATCCTTGTACGTATTGACGTCAGTCATGATGGAGGCGAACCGGCTGCTGTCTTCCACAGCGATCGTGGACGGCGGCATTCTGTTCTCGTGTGTAGGGGCTGACCATAGCTCCATCGCCTGCTTCTGTTCCGGCTTGGTCGTGTATTGCTGCGAATGGCGGATATCCTGCACAAAAGGGCCTGAGGTAGCACCCATGATATGTTTTCTGAAGGCCTGGGAAACCGGCAACCCGTCCGGATTATTAAGAATAAGATCGGTGTATACCGGGTTGCCGCCGTCCATCGTATATGTCTCTCCTTCCTTGCCGAAGTTCATAATGCGTTTTCCTTCTTCGCTGTAGAGGGTGTCCAGAAACTTCACGGTTTCAGCCGCGTTCTTGTTACTGCCCGTTATTGCCGTAAAGATCCCCGTAACCGGATTGTCGCGGTAACCGAAAGCCGGTTTTTCCCCGGTCTTTAATGTCGGATAAGCCGTTCCTGTTATTTTAAAACCAGGCTGGGTCTCCTTCATCAGGTCCATATATTTCCCGATTCCTCCATTAAGGAAGAGTACCGCCGACCCGACCTGGCTGCCGGTTATTTTGGCATCTCTCATTTTGTTGTCTGTGCTGGCAAAATCCTTATCCAGCAGCCCTTCGTTGTACCACTGGTTCATTGTGGCCAGGTACTCCCTGAATCCGGGCTCAATTGGGCCGTATTTGACGGTGTTGCTCTCCTGGAAGAAGTCATTGGGTGTCCCGAATGCGCCTGCAAAGGCCAATTCTCCCGCCGGAATGAGAATCGGAATTTCATCGGCCTGGCCGTTTCCGTTCGGATCCTGTTCTTTAAACGCTTTCAAAACGGTGTACCATTCATCAATCGTAGTCGGTGAGGATAAATTTAATTTATCCAGCCAGTCCTGGCGAATGGCGGGGCCCAGGAATACCTGCTGGGTAACATCCTCACGGATAAACGGAAAGCCGATAATGTTGCCGTCATCCGTAGAGCTCATTTTTCTCCATTCCGGGTTGTCATCCAGCAGCTTTTTCAGATTGGGGGCCTGATCGAGATAGTCATTTAAAGGAATGATCTTTTTGTCGCGGATTGCTTTCTGGGCTCCGCCGGGGTACAGGTTCCATCCGTAGTCCACAACATCCGGCAGCTTATTGGAAGCAACCATCAGATTAAACTGCTCCGCAAGCTGGCCTTGCGCCGGATGCTGAAAATCAACCTCGACGCCGGTCTTGGTCATAATCTCCTTCCAGGAGGTAACCTCTGCATAGCTTTTCATAATAGCGGCAGCATCCGGAAATAGCTCAACCCAATACGACAGCTTGGTTAATGACTGCGCCGGTGTATCCGTAGCCTGTTTGTCAGCCCCCGGCTCGTTAGCCGCTTCGTTTACTCCGCCGCCGCATGCCGATACCGCCGTTACCAGCAGCGCCAGCATTGCCAGCGAGGCTGCCCGCCGGCCCGTCTTTCTTGTGTGCATTGTCATTAATAATGCCCTCCCTATACAATGGAATGACGAAATTGAAGCCCGGTTTATGATTTTAGAGTTGAGCCCCAGGTGTAGGGATCGGAGCATCCCGTGTAAATCCCCTTAACTATGCGGTAAGCCAGCTTGGGCTTGCGGTATTCATTTACCAGCCCCTTATTATTGAAGGAACGTGCGCGGTCCCTGAAGTGGGGACGGAAGCTCTCCAACTGTGCCCTTGTATCTGCAAACTGCCAAACGTAAGTGCCGCTGATCCGGTTATCACTCCGGAAAAGCTTCAGCGCCCTGCTGAGAAGCTCAGCCTGGTAATCCTCGCTGAATAAACGCGGCTCCCAGCCGGAATCGCCGTGAATACCCGCTCCCCCGAACTCGGTCATGAGCACTGGCGTATCCTCTGCACCATATGCCTTGCAGCGCTCATGGAAGGTTGTAAGCATCTCCGCAAAGCCAGCATGTCCGAAATACCATCCGTCATAGTAGTTGATGCCGATAACATCGAACAGGCCCAGGCAGATGTCTGTCATCGGATGCATGGTGGCGTAGGCTACAAGCCGTGACTGATCCTTGCTGCGGACAAGCTCTGTCAGCTTGACGGACAGGTCATAGGCCTCACTGGAGCGTGTGTCAATCTCATTATGGACAGACCAGAACAGGATGGAGGGATGGTGAAGATCCCGCTCGATCATTTCGTCCATCATCGTCAGCGCACGCTCAATAAAGACAGGGTCTCCGGTATCCTGTGCCGGAAAAGCGGCGCCCCAGATCGGAATCTCACTCCAGAACAGCACGCCCCGCTCATCCAGCAGATCAATCCAGTATTCACTCTGGGGATAATGGGACCCCCGTACTGTATTGCAGCCCATCTGCAGCATAATATCGAGGTCCTTGGTCATTAATTTATTTGGAAAAGCGAAGCCCCACTCCGGATGCTCCTCATGACGGTTAACGCCCTGCAGATACAGCTCCTTGCCGTTCAGCAGGATTTTTTTGTTCTGCTTCTCTACGGTACGGAAGCCGATGCGGTCGGTCAGATCATCCCGGCCGGCTACCGCCCGGATCATATAGAGCTCGGGATTATCCGGCTCCCAGCGGCGAAGCCCGGTCCAGGCTTGCCCGATGTTCAGCTCTGTGCTTCCGCCGGGATCAAGTTTTACATTTCCGGTATAGAATAGCTCGCCGTTCTTAAAGAGGGAAACGGGCACTTCTGCCGGAGTGTCCGACAGGGAGCGCAGGTTAAGCTTTACCCGGATGTCGGCACTTGTATCTCCGGTCATGTTGTAGGTAATGCGCAGGTTCCCGATTGAGACATCCGGCAAAAGCTGGATCTCCACCGGCCGGATAATGCCCCCGTAATGAAACCAGTCTACGATGTGGTACGGAATCGTATTGCGTTCCAGCAGGCTGTCCGTGCGGACGATAAGCTCATGGACTCCTGCTGCGGCATCAGCCACTGTAAAGTCAAACGGAGTATAACCACCATAATGGTAGCCTAAATGGCGGCCGTCCCAGTACACATCGGCATGCCCCAGCACGGCATGAAACAGCAGGCGTAAATGGCTGGTTTCCTC
Proteins encoded:
- a CDS encoding ABC transporter permease — translated: MQPAAAKPSRGKWNFIKRDLIRNRYIYLMLLPVIAYYGLFHYGPMYGLLIAFKDYGIADGVWGSPWVGLDHFQSFFNNHYFWRLIRNTLMINFFQLLIAFPAPIILALLLNELRSVLFKRVVQTISYLPHFISIVVVVGMIVDFVARDGLINNILGMFGIEPIAFLQEPGWFRPLYISSEVWQGIGWGSIIYLAAMSTIDPALYDAARIDGAGRFKQTWHVTIPGIMPTIVILLILNIGAMLSLGSEKIILLYNPLTYETADVISTYVYRKGILGADFGYSAAVGLFNSVISFILLTLANTISKRLSEHRLW
- a CDS encoding PrkA family serine protein kinase; this encodes MDIFERIASYRAENDRLAWSGTFKDYIGLLRKDPSPAKTAHSRVYDMIKSHGVEDINGRKRYKFFEQEIFGLDRAVEKLVEEYFHSAARRLDVRKRILLLMGPVSGGKSTLVTLLKRGLEQYSRTDAGAVYAIEGCPMHEEPLHLIPLELRPEIERELGVRIEGNLCPSCQMRLKNEYHGDIEQVKVTRVILSEEERIGIGTFSPSDPKSQDIADLTGSIDFSTITEFGSESDPRAYRFDGELNKANRGLMEFQEMLKCDEKFLWNLLSLTQEGNFKAGRFALISADELIVAHTNETEYKSFISNKKNEALQSRMIVMPVPYNLRVSEEEKIYAKLIGQSDMKHVHIAPHALRAAAIFSILTRLKESKKQGMDLIKKLRMYDGEEVEGYKEADLKEMQTEYLDEGMSGIDPRYVINRISSALIKGDLQCMNALDVLRAIKDGLDSHPSITKEERERYLNFISIARKEYDILAKSEVQKAFVYSFEESAKTLFENYLDNIEAYCNWTKIRDPLTDEEMEPDERLMRSIEEQIGISENAKKAFREEILIRISAYSRKGKKFEYNNHDRLREAIEKKLFADLKDIVKITTSSKTPDESQLKRINEVSRRLIEEHNYCPICANELLKYVGSLLNR
- a CDS encoding glycoside hydrolase family 2 protein, producing the protein MIRTFQQHRLRECRLLDGLWDFVFDKKNIGLAEGWHTQFPSDHDQMPVPACWNNELGKYEYEGVAWYRTRVTLEETSHLRLLFHAVLGHADVYWDGRHLGYHYGGYTPFDFTVADAAAGVHELIVRTDSLLERNTIPYHIVDWFHYGGIIRPVEIQLLPDVSIGNLRITYNMTGDTSADIRVKLNLRSLSDTPAEVPVSLFKNGELFYTGNVKLDPGGSTELNIGQAWTGLRRWEPDNPELYMIRAVAGRDDLTDRIGFRTVEKQNKKILLNGKELYLQGVNRHEEHPEWGFAFPNKLMTKDLDIMLQMGCNTVRGSHYPQSEYWIDLLDERGVLFWSEIPIWGAAFPAQDTGDPVFIERALTMMDEMIERDLHHPSILFWSVHNEIDTRSSEAYDLSVKLTELVRSKDQSRLVAYATMHPMTDICLGLFDVIGINYYDGWYFGHAGFAEMLTTFHERCKAYGAEDTPVLMTEFGGAGIHGDSGWEPRLFSEDYQAELLSRALKLFRSDNRISGTYVWQFADTRAQLESFRPHFRDRARSFNNKGLVNEYRKPKLAYRIVKGIYTGCSDPYTWGSTLKS
- a CDS encoding extracellular solute-binding protein; protein product: MHTRKTGRRAASLAMLALLVTAVSACGGGVNEAANEPGADKQATDTPAQSLTKLSYWVELFPDAAAIMKSYAEVTSWKEIMTKTGVEVDFQHPAQGQLAEQFNLMVASNKLPDVVDYGWNLYPGGAQKAIRDKKIIPLNDYLDQAPNLKKLLDDNPEWRKMSSTDDGNIIGFPFIREDVTQQVFLGPAIRQDWLDKLNLSSPTTIDEWYTVLKAFKEQDPNGNGQADEIPILIPAGELAFAGAFGTPNDFFQESNTVKYGPIEPGFREYLATMNQWYNEGLLDKDFASTDNKMRDAKITGSQVGSAVLFLNGGIGKYMDLMKETQPGFKITGTAYPTLKTGEKPAFGYRDNPVTGIFTAITGSNKNAAETVKFLDTLYSEEGKRIMNFGKEGETYTMDGGNPVYTDLILNNPDGLPVSQAFRKHIMGATSGPFVQDIRHSQQYTTKPEQKQAMELWSAPTHENRMPPSTIAVEDSSRFASIMTDVNTYKDEMMLKFIMGAESLDQFGKYVETLKGLGIEEAIGIQQAALERYNNR
- a CDS encoding carbohydrate ABC transporter permease, coding for MIFKPTLGETAFKWFNISFMLLLCFVTLYPFIYILLASLSDPAQIAQFRGMLFYPQGFSLDAYTAVLENPMIITGYRNTLFYVTAGTIINLIMTTLGAYALSRRNVYFNNTIMLIIIITMVFHGGLIPSFLLINNLGMLNTPWALLLPGAISSFNLIIMRTAFQGIPVSLEESARIDGANDWVIMLRIILPLSMPVIAVMILWYAVGHWNSYFSALIYLRDRELFPLQLVLREILISNSTDNMMTGAATSDRADIGVTIKYATIIVSTLPILVLYPFLQKYFVHGVLIGALKE